In Blastopirellula sediminis, the following proteins share a genomic window:
- a CDS encoding DUF1549 and DUF1553 domain-containing protein, giving the protein MKSHVIYSTLSLLAMFAAAAAAENTIPAGKQLVKVEAWPERIELDSPFAYAQVLVTGTLDSGEIVDLTRVAQRQDQSTQFQISPTGLVSPAADGETQLVLKYGDQSVNIPVVVRNQEAEVHADYVRDVNPAMSKMGCNQGTCHGAKDGKNGFKLSLRGYDPIYDHRALVDDIAGRRFNRAAPDQSLMLLKTSGAIPHVGGQLTKPGDRRYEILRNWIAGGVKLNLESPKVTSIEILPKNPVIPLPKMKQQFVILATYADGTVKDVTADAFIESGNIEVAVADAYGVLSLMRRGEAAVLARFDGAYAATTVTVMGDRTGFEWNNPPTESYVDELVYDKLQRVKVLPSPICSDEEFIRRVSLDLTGLPPTAEEVKAFLADQAPTQAKREALVDRLIGSAPFIEYWTNKWADLLQVNEKFLGEPGVHAFRDWIKESIAENKPYDQFVHEILTASGSNIDNPPSSYYKILRDPEGAMENTTQLFLAVRFNCNKCHDHPFERWTQSQYYHLSAFFAQVGRKEDKHFAGQKIGGTAVEGATPLAEVIYDTGSGEVKHLLTGSVAPPEFPYQNDLAVEADSRREKLADWMTSPENQYFAKSYVNRLWGYLFGVGIIEPIDDIRAGNPAVNPQLLDRLTQEFIDTDFDMHAILRRICTSRVYQHSVDTNRWNEDDAINYSHALPRRLPAEVLYDAIHEATGSTPKLPGVPAGFRATQLTDVSARIPFLDDFGRPPRESACECERSGGVMLGPVMKLINGPTIADAIVDPNNALTKLTQSTPDDGQLVEELFLRFFARKPTAEERELAIRTLHESIGDYEQAQQELAKYDAELMAKMADWEAGSARTPDWKPLTATSMKSTVGAEFKSLDDQSIFVTGPLAKDEYELVFPTDLTGITGVRIEALADSNLPAGGPGRAQNGNFVLNELKLTATSSKDANQSAEVPLTGGEATFSQQGWDVRGAVDGNPGSGWAVSPRFNETHVAIFETADDAGFADGTNLTARMSFQYTDGNHLLGKFRVSVTTSPRPLHLKSSLPEEIQQILAVAAAERTEEQTKKLTEFYRSRDGRLKQLQEKVAKLAELEKNQRLTGVQDLAWALINSPAFLFNR; this is encoded by the coding sequence ATGAAATCGCACGTCATCTACAGCACGTTGTCGCTGCTGGCCATGTTTGCGGCCGCCGCTGCTGCTGAGAACACGATTCCCGCCGGCAAGCAATTGGTGAAAGTCGAAGCGTGGCCCGAGCGGATCGAACTCGATTCGCCGTTCGCCTACGCCCAGGTGCTGGTCACCGGCACGCTCGACTCGGGCGAGATCGTCGACCTGACCCGCGTCGCCCAGCGCCAGGATCAGTCGACTCAATTCCAGATTTCGCCGACCGGGCTCGTTTCTCCCGCCGCCGATGGCGAGACTCAGCTAGTCCTAAAATACGGCGATCAGAGCGTCAACATCCCGGTCGTCGTGCGCAATCAGGAAGCGGAAGTCCACGCTGACTATGTCCGCGACGTGAACCCGGCGATGTCGAAGATGGGGTGCAACCAAGGAACGTGTCACGGGGCGAAGGACGGCAAGAACGGCTTCAAGCTTTCGCTCCGTGGTTACGATCCGATCTACGATCACCGGGCGCTGGTCGACGATATCGCCGGCCGCCGATTCAATCGGGCGGCGCCCGATCAAAGCTTGATGCTGCTGAAGACGAGCGGCGCCATTCCGCATGTCGGCGGGCAACTGACCAAGCCGGGAGATCGCCGCTACGAGATCTTGCGCAACTGGATCGCCGGCGGCGTGAAACTGAATCTTGAATCGCCCAAGGTGACTTCAATCGAGATCCTGCCGAAGAACCCGGTGATTCCGCTGCCGAAGATGAAGCAGCAGTTTGTGATTCTCGCCACGTATGCCGACGGCACGGTCAAAGACGTTACCGCCGACGCGTTTATCGAAAGCGGCAATATCGAAGTGGCGGTCGCCGACGCTTACGGCGTGTTGTCGCTGATGCGTCGCGGCGAAGCGGCGGTGCTCGCGCGGTTCGACGGCGCCTATGCGGCGACCACCGTCACCGTGATGGGTGATCGTACCGGCTTCGAGTGGAACAATCCGCCGACCGAAAGCTACGTCGACGAGCTGGTCTACGACAAGCTGCAGCGCGTCAAAGTGCTGCCGAGCCCGATCTGCAGCGATGAAGAGTTTATCCGCCGCGTTTCGCTCGACCTGACCGGGTTGCCCCCGACCGCCGAAGAGGTGAAAGCCTTCCTCGCCGATCAGGCGCCGACCCAAGCGAAGCGAGAAGCCTTGGTCGATCGGCTGATCGGCAGCGCTCCGTTTATCGAATACTGGACCAACAAATGGGCCGATCTGCTGCAGGTGAACGAAAAGTTCCTCGGCGAGCCGGGCGTCCATGCGTTCCGCGACTGGATCAAAGAATCGATCGCCGAGAACAAGCCGTACGATCAGTTCGTCCATGAGATCCTGACCGCCTCCGGTTCCAACATCGACAACCCGCCGAGCTCCTACTACAAGATCCTCCGCGATCCGGAAGGCGCCATGGAAAACACGACGCAGCTTTTCCTGGCGGTTCGCTTCAACTGCAACAAGTGCCACGACCATCCGTTTGAGCGTTGGACGCAGAGCCAGTACTATCACCTCTCCGCCTTCTTCGCCCAAGTCGGTCGCAAAGAAGATAAGCATTTCGCCGGTCAAAAGATCGGCGGCACCGCGGTCGAAGGCGCCACGCCGCTGGCCGAAGTGATCTACGACACCGGATCGGGTGAAGTGAAGCATCTGCTGACCGGGAGCGTCGCGCCGCCGGAGTTCCCCTATCAGAATGACCTGGCGGTCGAGGCTGACTCACGCCGCGAAAAGCTGGCCGACTGGATGACCTCGCCGGAGAACCAGTATTTCGCCAAGAGCTACGTCAATCGACTGTGGGGCTATCTGTTCGGCGTCGGCATCATTGAGCCGATCGACGACATCCGCGCCGGCAACCCGGCCGTCAATCCGCAGTTGCTCGATCGTTTGACGCAAGAGTTCATCGACACCGACTTCGACATGCACGCGATCCTCCGTCGCATCTGCACGTCGCGGGTCTATCAACATTCGGTCGACACGAATCGCTGGAACGAAGATGACGCGATCAACTATTCGCACGCGTTGCCGCGTCGCTTGCCGGCCGAAGTGCTATACGACGCAATTCATGAAGCGACCGGCAGCACGCCGAAGCTTCCTGGCGTTCCGGCCGGCTTCCGGGCGACGCAGCTGACCGACGTCTCGGCCCGCATTCCGTTCCTCGACGACTTCGGTCGTCCGCCGCGGGAAAGCGCTTGCGAATGCGAACGCTCTGGCGGCGTGATGCTTGGCCCGGTGATGAAGCTGATCAACGGTCCGACCATCGCCGACGCGATCGTCGATCCGAACAACGCCCTGACCAAGTTGACCCAGTCGACGCCTGACGACGGCCAGCTGGTCGAAGAGCTCTTCCTGCGGTTCTTCGCTCGCAAGCCGACCGCCGAAGAGCGAGAACTGGCGATCCGCACGTTGCACGAATCGATCGGCGACTACGAACAGGCCCAACAAGAGTTGGCCAAGTACGACGCCGAGCTGATGGCGAAAATGGCCGACTGGGAAGCCGGTTCAGCTCGCACGCCTGACTGGAAGCCGCTCACCGCGACCAGCATGAAGTCGACCGTCGGCGCCGAGTTCAAATCGCTTGACGATCAGTCGATCTTCGTCACCGGCCCGCTCGCCAAGGATGAATATGAACTCGTCTTTCCGACCGACCTGACCGGCATTACCGGCGTGCGGATCGAAGCGCTCGCCGATTCCAATCTGCCAGCCGGCGGACCGGGTCGCGCCCAGAACGGCAACTTCGTGCTGAACGAATTGAAGCTGACGGCGACGAGCAGCAAAGACGCCAATCAGTCGGCAGAAGTGCCGCTGACCGGCGGCGAGGCCACCTTCTCGCAGCAAGGCTGGGACGTCCGCGGCGCCGTGGACGGCAATCCTGGCAGCGGCTGGGCAGTTAGTCCGCGGTTCAACGAGACCCACGTGGCGATCTTCGAAACGGCCGACGACGCCGGCTTCGCCGACGGGACGAACTTGACCGCGCGGATGAGCTTCCAGTATACCGACGGCAATCACTTGCTCGGCAAGTTCCGCGTCTCGGTCACCACCAGCCCGCGGCCGCTCCATCTGAAGAGCAGCTTGCCGGAAGAGATTCAGCAAATCCTGGCGGTCGCCGCAGCCGAGCGAACCGAAGAGCAGACGAAAAAGCTGACCGAGTTTTATCGCTCGCGCGACGGTCGACTGAAACAACTGCAAGAGAAGGTCGCCAAGCTGGCCGAGCTCGAAAAGAATCAGCGTCTGACCGGCGTGCAAGACCTGGCCTGGGCATTGATCAACAGCCCCGCCTTTTTGTTCAATCGTTAA
- a CDS encoding c-type cytochrome domain-containing protein — MPSKLFVFALLLFSSAPLFAEEERTVSYYRDVRPILQANCQGCHQPAKQGGEYVMTDFAKLIAGGESGEAAIVPGKPDESSLVAQTTPTDGKADMPKGKPPLSEADRQTLSLWISQGAKDDTPESARPIFDQDHPPIYSMPPVLTSIEYSPDGGLLAVSGYHEVLLQHADGSGIAKRLVGMSERIESARFSPNGEKLVVAGGSPGRLGELQMWDVKSGELSFSIPVSYDTIYGGSWSPDGKQVAVGCGDNTVRVFSAETGEQQLFNGAHEDWALDTTFSKDGSHLVSVSRDMTMKLYEVKTERFIDNITSITPGALKGGIVSVMRHPTEDQLLIGGADGAPKIYKMFREKDRKIGDDFNLIRAFPALPGRVYDVAFSPDAKLVAAGSSKDQTGEIHLFDAADGKLLRQMEGQHGPVYSIAFSPDGKELASVGFDGVIRINKVEDGSLVREFSAVPLTGQTVSTN; from the coding sequence ATGCCGTCGAAGCTGTTCGTATTTGCGTTGCTCCTATTCAGCTCCGCTCCACTCTTTGCAGAAGAAGAGCGCACGGTCAGCTACTATCGTGACGTTCGTCCCATCTTGCAGGCCAATTGCCAAGGCTGCCATCAACCGGCCAAGCAAGGAGGCGAGTACGTCATGACCGACTTCGCCAAGCTGATCGCCGGCGGCGAAAGCGGCGAAGCGGCGATTGTGCCCGGCAAGCCGGACGAAAGCTCGCTGGTCGCGCAGACCACGCCGACCGATGGCAAGGCCGACATGCCGAAAGGGAAGCCGCCGCTGAGCGAAGCCGATCGCCAGACGCTGAGCCTCTGGATCTCGCAAGGCGCCAAAGACGATACACCGGAGTCGGCTCGCCCGATCTTCGATCAAGATCATCCGCCGATCTATTCGATGCCGCCGGTCCTCACGTCGATCGAATACTCGCCTGACGGCGGCTTGCTCGCCGTATCGGGTTACCACGAAGTGCTGCTGCAACATGCGGACGGCAGCGGGATCGCCAAACGTTTGGTCGGGATGTCGGAGCGAATCGAATCGGCCCGCTTCTCTCCCAACGGCGAAAAGTTGGTCGTCGCCGGCGGTTCGCCGGGACGTTTGGGCGAACTGCAAATGTGGGACGTGAAGAGCGGCGAACTGTCGTTCTCGATTCCCGTTTCGTACGACACGATTTACGGCGGCAGTTGGTCCCCGGACGGTAAGCAAGTTGCGGTCGGCTGCGGCGACAACACGGTCCGCGTCTTCAGCGCCGAGACCGGCGAACAACAACTCTTCAACGGCGCCCATGAAGACTGGGCTCTCGATACGACCTTCTCCAAAGATGGCTCGCACTTGGTCTCGGTCAGCCGCGATATGACGATGAAGCTGTACGAGGTGAAGACCGAACGCTTTATCGACAACATTACCAGCATCACGCCGGGGGCGCTCAAAGGAGGGATCGTGTCGGTGATGCGTCATCCGACCGAAGATCAACTGCTGATCGGCGGCGCCGACGGGGCGCCGAAGATCTACAAGATGTTCCGCGAAAAAGATCGCAAGATCGGCGACGACTTCAACCTGATCCGCGCGTTCCCGGCGTTGCCGGGCCGCGTGTACGACGTCGCCTTTTCGCCCGACGCCAAGTTGGTCGCCGCTGGCAGCAGCAAGGACCAGACCGGCGAGATTCACCTCTTCGACGCGGCCGACGGCAAACTGCTGCGGCAGATGGAGGGGCAGCATGGCCCGGTCTATTCGATCGCGTTCAGTCCTGACGGCAAAGAGTTGGCGTCGGTCGGATTTGACGGCGTCATTCGTATCAACAAGGTCGAAGACGGCTCGCTGGTGCGAGAGTTCTCGGCAGTCCCGCTGACGGGTCAAACGGTCTCCACGAACTAA
- a CDS encoding HD domain-containing protein — MNPYSSESLCSDPIHGYIPFVVDGEPGEVTERQIIDSPWVQRMRQIHQLQTAWWVYPTAEHTRFQHILGVMHLASRAIEQLYPSLKESCPDVPSRGYVETLLRMAGLLHDVGHGPFGHFFDSHFLSQYGLTHEKLGAQIIEEKLAGMLSQLRRNPNSALEPDEQLNPSEIAWLIQRPREEEQSAWPQWLIHLRSLLSGIYTIDNMDFVLRDAYMTGYSSRSYDLDRLLHYSFFTPKGLTIHPRGMGALNRFMNARADLFHNVYFHREVIAIDKGLEDLFRDSRDHFFPGDPSHDLERYRQLTEFSLLVDVARWSQSEDPQLRALGQRWDRLLERDIHWKFVCERSISFNDATAEQSNILRSDRMAEVAIRDGLPAELKELPLKVAVSRYIFRHETAGSQQNYLYDAAHNEVRPLTSDQIFRSLPISRKICRIYAENTDHARQLSSALDALFGGHRIDDLTNM; from the coding sequence ATGAATCCATATTCTAGCGAAAGCCTCTGTAGCGACCCGATCCACGGCTATATCCCCTTCGTCGTTGATGGCGAGCCTGGGGAAGTGACCGAGCGTCAGATTATTGACTCTCCCTGGGTGCAGCGGATGCGGCAGATTCATCAGCTGCAAACTGCCTGGTGGGTCTACCCAACGGCGGAACATACCCGCTTTCAGCACATTTTGGGGGTAATGCACCTCGCGAGCCGGGCGATCGAGCAGTTGTATCCGAGCTTGAAAGAGTCGTGCCCGGACGTGCCGAGCCGCGGATATGTCGAAACGCTGTTACGCATGGCGGGGCTCCTGCACGACGTCGGCCATGGTCCGTTCGGCCATTTCTTTGACAGTCATTTTCTGTCGCAATATGGTCTGACGCACGAGAAACTAGGCGCCCAGATTATTGAAGAAAAACTTGCGGGGATGCTCTCTCAGCTCCGCCGAAACCCCAATAGCGCCCTGGAACCAGACGAACAGCTCAATCCGAGCGAGATCGCCTGGCTGATTCAACGTCCGCGTGAGGAAGAGCAGTCCGCCTGGCCGCAGTGGCTTATTCACTTGCGCAGCTTGCTGAGCGGCATCTACACGATCGACAACATGGACTTCGTCCTCCGCGACGCCTACATGACCGGCTACAGCAGCCGTTCGTACGATCTCGATCGCTTGCTTCATTACAGCTTTTTCACGCCGAAAGGGCTGACGATTCATCCGCGCGGCATGGGAGCGCTGAATCGCTTCATGAATGCTCGCGCCGATCTCTTTCACAATGTCTATTTTCATCGCGAAGTGATCGCGATCGACAAAGGGTTGGAAGACTTGTTCCGCGATAGCCGCGATCATTTCTTCCCCGGCGATCCCTCGCACGATCTCGAGCGTTATCGGCAGCTGACCGAGTTTTCGCTGCTGGTCGACGTCGCTCGCTGGAGCCAAAGCGAAGATCCGCAACTGCGGGCACTGGGCCAGCGGTGGGATCGCTTGTTGGAGCGGGATATCCACTGGAAGTTCGTCTGCGAACGCTCGATCAGCTTCAATGATGCGACCGCCGAACAGTCGAACATTTTGCGCTCGGACCGCATGGCCGAAGTCGCGATCCGCGATGGACTGCCGGCCGAGCTGAAAGAGTTGCCGCTGAAGGTGGCGGTCAGCCGGTATATCTTCCGGCACGAAACGGCCGGATCGCAGCAGAATTATTTGTACGATGCCGCACACAACGAAGTGCGTCCGCTGACCAGCGATCAGATTTTTCGCAGCCTGCCGATCAGCCGCAAGATTTGCCGGATCTACGCGGAAAATACCGACCACGCGCGGCAGCTATCGTCCGCATTGGACGCACTGTTCGGGGGACATCGGATCGACGATCTGACCAACATGTGA
- a CDS encoding magnesium chelatase, translated as MASESSAERTHRPHTLRELRDSGWKSKSVKDEIRDNFVRMLSAGEPLFPGIVGYDDTVIPEINLALLAGHDMLFLGEKGQAKSRIMRMISRFLDEEVPYLDIPGCPVHEDPFHPISSVAKTYLATHDENQVPIGWWKRDDRYVERLAPGTKFADVIGEIDPAKLVGGVSMSTEDALHFGLIPRMHRGIFAMNELPELDELVQVGLFNMLEERDVQIRGYPVQFDIDLLLLFSANPATYNRSGKVIPQLKDRIGTVVHTHYPRERDLGIQIMEQEAAVDLGGDFPVVVPYFIREILEQITVCGRKSKYIDHQSGVSARFSIANYRTAVASARHRGVILGEKPSVVRLSDLGHLYSSSLGKLELDMMGSHQMSERQVLDALIAEAVRIVFSEYVEQHGLEAIGDIFSRGVKIEVGDLLPSSQYAERLKHVPPIWDKAFELNASENEAMRASCVEFVLAGLHAMDRISRSQQHGRIEYEFE; from the coding sequence ATGGCGTCTGAATCGTCCGCAGAGCGGACCCATCGACCGCACACGCTGCGCGAGCTTCGCGACAGCGGCTGGAAATCGAAAAGCGTAAAAGACGAAATTCGCGACAACTTTGTGCGGATGCTCTCGGCGGGAGAGCCCCTCTTTCCGGGCATCGTCGGTTATGACGATACCGTGATCCCGGAGATCAACCTGGCCCTGTTGGCCGGGCACGACATGCTGTTCCTGGGCGAAAAGGGGCAAGCGAAAAGCCGCATCATGCGGATGATCTCGCGGTTTCTGGACGAAGAGGTTCCGTATCTCGACATCCCCGGCTGCCCGGTCCACGAAGATCCGTTTCATCCGATCTCGAGCGTCGCCAAAACCTACCTGGCGACCCATGACGAAAACCAGGTCCCGATCGGCTGGTGGAAGCGGGACGATCGCTATGTCGAACGGCTCGCGCCGGGGACCAAGTTCGCCGACGTCATCGGCGAAATCGATCCGGCCAAGTTGGTCGGCGGCGTAAGCATGTCGACCGAAGACGCGCTTCACTTTGGTTTGATCCCCCGCATGCATCGCGGCATCTTCGCGATGAACGAATTGCCGGAACTGGACGAGCTGGTGCAAGTCGGTCTCTTCAACATGCTGGAAGAACGCGACGTGCAGATCCGCGGCTATCCCGTGCAGTTCGACATCGACTTGCTGTTGCTCTTCTCGGCGAACCCGGCGACCTACAACCGAAGCGGCAAAGTCATTCCGCAGCTGAAGGATCGCATTGGTACCGTCGTGCACACGCACTACCCGCGCGAGCGTGATCTTGGCATTCAGATCATGGAGCAGGAAGCGGCGGTCGATCTCGGCGGCGACTTTCCGGTCGTCGTTCCGTATTTCATTCGCGAGATCTTGGAGCAGATCACCGTCTGCGGTCGTAAGAGCAAGTACATCGATCACCAGTCCGGCGTCAGCGCACGCTTCAGCATCGCCAACTATCGAACCGCAGTCGCCAGTGCGCGACATCGCGGCGTGATCCTGGGCGAAAAGCCGTCGGTCGTGCGACTGTCGGACCTGGGGCATCTCTACTCGTCGTCGCTCGGCAAGCTCGAGCTCGACATGATGGGGAGCCATCAGATGTCGGAACGCCAGGTTCTCGACGCTTTGATCGCCGAAGCGGTCCGCATCGTCTTCAGTGAGTATGTCGAACAGCACGGGCTGGAAGCGATCGGCGACATCTTCAGCCGCGGTGTGAAGATCGAAGTGGGGGATTTGCTCCCGTCGAGCCAATATGCCGAACGGCTGAAACATGTGCCGCCGATCTGGGACAAAGCGTTTGAGCTGAACGCCTCCGAAAACGAAGCGATGCGGGCCTCCTGCGTCGAGTTCGTGTTGGCCGGCTTGCACGCGATGGATCGCATATCCCGCTCGCAGCAGCATGGTCGGATCGAGTACGAGTTCGAATAG
- a CDS encoding NAD(P)-dependent alcohol dehydrogenase: protein MFTAKAYAAASKTSPLAGTTIARRTATERDVQIEILFCGICHSDIHYARDEWHEVMPAVYPAVPGHEIVGRVVTVGSAVSKYKPGDLVGVGCLVDSDHTCPNCREGLEQFCPGQVLTYGSPDRHGTAPVTYGGYSDSIVVDERFVLRIPENLDLAGAAPLLCAGITTYSPLRHWGVTKGKKVGIVGLGGLGHMGVKLAHAMGAHTVVFTTSPSKVEDAKRLGADEVVISKNVDEMNKHVGSFDFILDCVAAQHDINAYIQLLTRDGNITMVGAPDKPLSVNVFGLIMGRRSFSGSPIGGLAETQEMLDFCGQHNITADVEVIPIQKINEAYERIVKSDVKYRFSIDMASLKAE, encoded by the coding sequence ATGTTTACCGCCAAAGCCTACGCCGCCGCTAGTAAAACTTCGCCGCTGGCCGGAACGACCATTGCACGCCGGACCGCGACCGAGCGCGACGTGCAGATCGAAATCCTCTTCTGCGGCATCTGCCACTCCGACATTCACTATGCTCGCGACGAATGGCATGAAGTGATGCCGGCCGTTTATCCGGCCGTCCCTGGGCATGAAATCGTCGGTCGCGTCGTCACCGTCGGCTCGGCAGTCAGCAAATACAAGCCGGGCGATCTGGTTGGCGTCGGCTGTTTGGTCGACTCGGATCATACGTGCCCCAACTGCCGCGAAGGGCTCGAACAATTCTGCCCCGGTCAGGTGCTGACCTACGGTTCGCCCGATCGGCATGGGACGGCGCCGGTCACCTATGGCGGCTATAGCGACTCGATCGTCGTCGACGAGCGGTTCGTCCTGCGCATTCCCGAAAACTTGGATCTGGCCGGGGCCGCTCCCCTGCTCTGCGCCGGGATCACCACCTATTCGCCGCTGCGACATTGGGGCGTGACCAAGGGAAAAAAGGTGGGGATCGTCGGCCTTGGCGGCTTGGGACACATGGGGGTGAAACTCGCGCATGCGATGGGCGCCCATACGGTCGTCTTTACGACCTCGCCGAGCAAAGTCGAAGACGCCAAACGGCTGGGCGCTGACGAGGTGGTGATCAGCAAAAACGTGGACGAGATGAACAAGCATGTCGGCAGCTTCGACTTCATTCTCGACTGCGTCGCCGCCCAGCATGACATCAACGCCTACATCCAACTACTGACCCGCGACGGCAACATCACCATGGTCGGCGCCCCGGACAAACCGCTCTCGGTCAACGTCTTCGGCCTGATCATGGGACGCCGCAGCTTCTCCGGTTCCCCGATCGGCGGCCTGGCCGAAACGCAAGAGATGCTCGACTTCTGCGGCCAGCACAACATCACCGCCGACGTCGAAGTGATCCCGATCCAAAAGATCAACGAAGCGTACGAACGGATCGTCAAGAGCGACGTGAAGTATCGCTTCTCGATCGATATGGCTTCGCTGAAAGCGGAGTAG
- the pepF gene encoding oligoendopeptidase F gives MAAKKKTAKKSPKTKSKSLPKRSEVAVGDTWDLTSLYDSPEAWEKDFAKLAKKEAGFEKFKGTLAESGAALAACLKFDLEVDRLAERIGTYAFLKTTENQADDEAQRRIARYQSVASKLGQAASYISPEIQAISSKRLGELLDEKPMKPYRLMVERMTRYKKYTLSKKEERILAMQSEMSSAAGQAFRQLLDADLKFGTLKNEHGEEVELANSNLSEFLVSPDRNVRKAAFHQYYAQFKAHENTLAATLSGSVQRDVYYAKVRGYDSAIHQALYADDVPQSVYDNLIQSVHNHLPALHRYYDLRRRKMKLRDIHHYDTYVPILSDIKTRHSWDEAVEVIMDALIPLGNEYCDVLKKGLTTARWSDRYPNAGKQSGAFSCGTFDGAPYILMNYKPDVLDDVFTLAHEAGHSMHSYYSAGNQPYQYYNYTIFVAEVASTFNEQLLSQYMQENADDDKQRAYLVNRDIDAIRGTIIRQTMFAEFEKITHAMCEAGEPLTVRTFQEAYLGLLKKYFGPDFAIDDELSLECFRIPHFYRAFYVYKYATGLSAAIALSKRVLNGGASELNDYLNFLKGGCSKYPLDLLRDAGVDMEQPAAVDTALAHFEGLVDELDGLL, from the coding sequence ATGGCCGCCAAGAAGAAAACTGCGAAGAAGTCCCCGAAAACGAAGTCGAAATCTCTCCCCAAACGCTCGGAAGTCGCCGTTGGCGATACCTGGGATCTCACGAGCTTGTACGACTCGCCGGAAGCGTGGGAAAAGGACTTCGCCAAACTGGCCAAAAAAGAAGCTGGGTTTGAGAAATTCAAAGGGACCTTGGCCGAAAGCGGCGCCGCGTTGGCCGCCTGTTTGAAGTTTGATCTGGAAGTCGATCGGCTGGCCGAACGGATCGGCACCTACGCCTTTTTGAAGACGACCGAAAACCAGGCCGACGACGAAGCGCAGCGGCGGATCGCTCGTTACCAATCGGTCGCCAGCAAGTTGGGTCAGGCCGCTAGTTACATTTCGCCCGAGATCCAGGCGATTTCCTCCAAACGGCTCGGCGAACTGCTCGACGAAAAGCCGATGAAGCCGTATCGACTGATGGTCGAACGGATGACCCGCTACAAGAAATATACGCTGAGCAAAAAAGAAGAGCGCATCCTGGCGATGCAGAGCGAAATGTCGTCGGCCGCCGGCCAGGCGTTTCGCCAGTTGCTCGACGCTGACTTGAAGTTCGGCACGCTGAAGAACGAGCATGGCGAAGAGGTCGAATTGGCGAACTCGAACCTGAGCGAGTTCCTCGTTTCGCCTGACCGTAACGTTCGCAAAGCGGCGTTCCACCAGTATTACGCCCAGTTCAAGGCGCACGAAAATACTCTGGCCGCGACCCTCTCCGGCTCGGTCCAGCGCGACGTCTACTACGCCAAGGTTCGCGGCTACGACAGCGCCATTCACCAGGCCCTGTATGCTGACGACGTGCCGCAATCGGTCTACGACAACCTGATCCAGTCAGTGCACAACCATTTGCCGGCGCTGCATCGCTATTACGATCTGCGTCGCCGCAAAATGAAGCTCCGCGACATTCATCACTACGACACCTACGTCCCGATCCTGAGCGACATCAAGACGCGTCACTCGTGGGACGAAGCGGTCGAGGTGATCATGGACGCCCTGATTCCGCTCGGCAATGAATATTGCGACGTCCTGAAGAAAGGGTTGACGACCGCTCGCTGGAGCGATCGCTATCCGAACGCCGGCAAGCAAAGCGGCGCGTTCAGCTGCGGGACGTTCGACGGGGCGCCCTACATCCTGATGAACTACAAGCCGGACGTGCTGGACGACGTCTTCACCCTCGCTCACGAAGCGGGGCACTCGATGCACAGCTACTATTCGGCCGGCAATCAGCCGTATCAGTACTACAACTACACGATCTTCGTCGCCGAAGTGGCCAGCACGTTCAACGAGCAGCTGCTCAGCCAGTACATGCAGGAAAACGCAGACGACGACAAGCAGCGGGCCTACCTGGTCAACCGCGACATCGACGCGATCCGCGGCACGATCATTCGCCAGACGATGTTCGCCGAGTTTGAGAAGATCACGCACGCGATGTGCGAAGCGGGCGAACCGCTCACGGTGCGAACCTTCCAGGAAGCGTACCTCGGCCTCTTGAAGAAGTACTTCGGTCCGGACTTCGCGATCGACGACGAACTGTCGCTCGAATGCTTCCGGATTCCGCACTTCTACCGCGCGTTCTACGTTTACAAGTACGCGACCGGGCTCTCGGCCGCGATCGCGCTGAGCAAGCGAGTGCTGAACGGCGGCGCGAGCGAGCTGAACGATTACCTGAACTTCCTGAAGGGAGGTTGCTCGAAGTATCCGCTCGACCTGCTGCGGGACGCCGGGGTCGACATGGAACAACCGGCCGCCGTCGATACGGCGCTGGCCCACTTCGAAGGGTTGGTCGACGAGTTGGACGGTTTGCTGTAA